The Vibrio aerogenes nucleotide sequence GAATATCCAAATAACCGCTCTCTTTCTCTTTAGGTGCTGTATTTTGTCCACCACCCTGAGTTTTTGCCTGCGAAGGCTGAGGTTTAGCTTCAACATTCCCTTGCAAGTTCGGTGCCGGCTTCTTCTCTTCAGAAGTTGTCACTTGCGCCGGAGCCGGTGTTTGCTGCACTTTTGGTTGCTGCTGAGGCGTACTTGTTTTTCCACCTGCCACTAATGTAATGTCTGGTTTCCTTTCATTACCAATACCTGTAGCAACAACCGTCACCCGAATTTCATCGGCCATATCCGGGTCAAGTGAAGTACCAATCACCACAGTCGCATTATCTGAAGCAAATGCTTTCACCGTATTACCGACCGTTTCAAATTCATCTAAGCGCATATCGAGACCAGCGGTGATATTCACTAAGACCCCACGGGCACCGGCAAGATCGATATCTTCTAAAAGAGGGCTGGAAATTGCCATTTCAGCAGCCTCTTCCGCCCGGTCTTCACCACTGGCAACTCCGCTTCCCATCATTGCGTGGCCCATTTCAGACATCACGGTTCTGACGTCCGCAAAGTCCACATTGATCATGCCGGGTCGCGTAATCAGTTCAGCAATGCCCTGAACTGCGTTTTTCAATACATCGTTAGCATTTGCAAACGCCTCTAAAAGCGTAATGCCACGACCTAATACCTTCAGCAACTTCTCATTTGGTATCGTAATCAAAGAGTCAACATGCTTTGATAATTCTTCAATACCCTGCTCTGCAAAGGCCAGACGCTTTTTACCTTCGAAACTAAATGGCTTCGTGACAACCGCCACAGTAAGAATACCAAGTTCTTTTGCAACTTCAGCAATGACTGGCGCGCCACCAGTTCCGGTACCGCCACCCATTCCGGCCGCTATGAACACCATATCGGCGCCAACCAGTGACTCTTTAATTTTTTCTTTATCTTCGAGAGCTGCATCACGTCCTACTTGAGGATTTGCGCCAGCACCCAGACCTTTTGTGATATCACCACCAATTTGGATTACGGTACTGACACTTGTTTTACGAAGTGCCTGAGCATCTGTGTTCACACTGATGAATTCCACGCCTTCGATGGATTCACGCACCATGTGTTCTACGGCATTACCGCCACCGCCACCAACTCCAACGACTTTAATTACAGCATCGTCAGACATTTCCATCATCGGTTCAAACATGTGTTATCTCCGTTTTTCCTGCAACTCAGGTTAAAACTCTTTTTGTATCCAGTTACGCAAACGTCCAATCAACCCCGACATGGACTGACGCTTAGGCTCGCTATAGTCTGTCTCGTCAATAACCTGACTGTCTTTTGCATAATGAAGTAAACCAACAGCCGTCGCATGGTACGGCTCTTTAACATAATCAGTAAGTCCACTGACCTCTAATGGCTTCCCAACCCTGACCTGGTTGCGAAACACGCGCTCTGCACATTCAACTACACCTTCAATTTGTGCGGCACCTCCAGTCAGGACGACTCCGGCAGCCAAATGATGTTTTACACCTTCAGATCTGAGTTTTTCCTGAACTGAGTCTATTGTTTGATGAACAAGCCCCATTAATTCAGTGTAGCGAGGCTCGATTACTTCAGACAAGGTTTGTCGTTGTAAACTTCGGGAAGGACGACCACCGACACTGGGAACATTCACAGTATCGTCCTTGCTTACAAGTTCACTCAAAGCACAACCATATTTCACTTTAATTTCTTCAGCATCACTAACCGGGGTTCCAAATGCAAATGCAATATCATTCGTCACCGCATTTCCTGCATAGGAAAACACTTCTGTGTGCCGTAAAGCTCCACCTGTCCAAATTGCTATATCCATTGTGCCAGCGCCAATATCAACGACACAAACACCAAGCTCTCGTTCATCTTCAGTAATTACTGCATTACTCGCGGCCAAACCAGAATAAACTAACTGCTCAACTTTTAAGCCACATCTTTCAACCGCTTTAATAATATTTCTTGCCATATCATTATGGCACGAAATAATGTGCACACTAACTTCCATGCGCACTCCTGATAAGCCTAGCGGATTTTTGATACCTTCCTGGTAATCAATTGTAAATTCTTGAGGAATAACGTGCAGAATCCGCTGTTCATCACTGATTTTAATCGATTTCGCAGTATGAATCGCCTGATCCATATCTTCCTGGGAAACTTCCTCATCAGAAATAGTTCCCATACCTTTTTCTATGCGACTGGCAATATGTTTTCCTGAAATCGAAAGAAAAACATGATTAATCTGACACTCTGCCATTAATTCAGCTTGATCTATCGCCCGCTGAACAGACTTTACAACTGACTCTAAATCATTGACGC carries:
- the ftsZ gene encoding cell division protein FtsZ; this translates as MFEPMMEMSDDAVIKVVGVGGGGGNAVEHMVRESIEGVEFISVNTDAQALRKTSVSTVIQIGGDITKGLGAGANPQVGRDAALEDKEKIKESLVGADMVFIAAGMGGGTGTGGAPVIAEVAKELGILTVAVVTKPFSFEGKKRLAFAEQGIEELSKHVDSLITIPNEKLLKVLGRGITLLEAFANANDVLKNAVQGIAELITRPGMINVDFADVRTVMSEMGHAMMGSGVASGEDRAEEAAEMAISSPLLEDIDLAGARGVLVNITAGLDMRLDEFETVGNTVKAFASDNATVVIGTSLDPDMADEIRVTVVATGIGNERKPDITLVAGGKTSTPQQQPKVQQTPAPAQVTTSEEKKPAPNLQGNVEAKPQPSQAKTQGGGQNTAPKEKESGYLDIPAFLRRQAD
- the ftsA gene encoding cell division protein FtsA; this translates as MTKMTDDNIIVGLDVGTASVSALVGEVLPDGQINIIGAGTSFSRGMDKGGVNDLESVVKSVQRAIDQAELMAECQINHVFLSISGKHIASRIEKGMGTISDEEVSQEDMDQAIHTAKSIKISDEQRILHVIPQEFTIDYQEGIKNPLGLSGVRMEVSVHIISCHNDMARNIIKAVERCGLKVEQLVYSGLAASNAVITEDERELGVCVVDIGAGTMDIAIWTGGALRHTEVFSYAGNAVTNDIAFAFGTPVSDAEEIKVKYGCALSELVSKDDTVNVPSVGGRPSRSLQRQTLSEVIEPRYTELMGLVHQTIDSVQEKLRSEGVKHHLAAGVVLTGGAAQIEGVVECAERVFRNQVRVGKPLEVSGLTDYVKEPYHATAVGLLHYAKDSQVIDETDYSEPKRQSMSGLIGRLRNWIQKEF